The genomic segment AAAGTATTTTGGTGATAAACTCTAGGTATCTCGTTGCTCTATCCCCTCTCATGGAGGGGATAGCTTGTAAGAAATAAAAAAAGGGGATGAGCAAAAATTGCTCATCCCCTTTTTAGGTTCTTGGAAAACGTTTTACTACTTGCTCCAGTCATTGCCCTCAAATTCGCTGTGATCAGGTTTAGCAGGTTTTTCCTCGCTCAGTCGCTGTTCAAGCCATTTAATGATCTGCGGCGCTTCGGCCTTGATTTCTGCCAGGGCCTTGCCCCGATGGCTGACTCTGTTTTTTTCTTCCATGGAGAGTTCGGCAAAGGTCTTGTCGTACTCTGCAAAGTAGAAGAGAGGGTCATAGCCAAAGCCGCTTTTGCCCCGCTTCTCGGTAAGGATCTTGCCATCACAACGTCCCTCATAGGTGAGGGCAGGGCCGCCCGGGGTGGCAATGGAGATAACGCAGGTGAAATTGGCACTGCGATCCTCTTTTCCAGCCAGTTCCTCCAGAAGTTTATCGCAGTTGCTAGCATCCGTTGCCCCCTCCCCGGAATAACGGGCTGAGTAGACGCCGGGGGCACCGTTCAGGG from the Desulfotalea psychrophila LSv54 genome contains:
- a CDS encoding XTP/dITP diphosphatase → MIPMIVLATTNQNKVKEFQEILKDFAIEIRSLAEFGPIPEAIEDGKDFDENAYKKAIHTAKILGIPAIADDSGLEVHALNGAPGVYSARYSGEGATDASNCDKLLEELAGKEDRSANFTCVISIATPGGPALTYEGRCDGKILTEKRGKSGFGYDPLFYFAEYDKTFAELSMEEKNRVSHRGKALAEIKAEAPQIIKWLEQRLSEEKPAKPDHSEFEGNDWSK